Proteins encoded together in one Puntigrus tetrazona isolate hp1 unplaced genomic scaffold, ASM1883169v1 S000000528, whole genome shotgun sequence window:
- the LOC122334469 gene encoding TOG array regulator of axonemal microtubules protein 1 isoform X1, with product MIYGLIPQELHAQLLDHQNYQNRTSGVEELKNVLLELDLQQVSSGGITEFIQFLRKLLDDSNFKVLYGALQLINLLVEKLDRDVERYYKEIVGVTVRALGDSRSITRHEYMNVFRQLMRMVGPQKVLDLVVAQLKHRNSRVREDAVNIITAAMLTHPRKDFDIPGLCSEAAPTLADSKKKVRHAALELFAVLDYCLDTGKKQPLTKAVDGVELAAHAEGLMAAVQARRARHILPRLSTDGTVEYALVLPRPGQRRAPQLGSGADLDWVLNGGRVHSSRSDLDLTDSTPQQRRMVSAGKGKNKLPWERSALSEELQTNGKSPDRQVSAEDPSSSTRLRQDAGVKYSPSEPLLSPGRTRGALGRLRRSGSLDSDPDIFKAANPSESDKGLPKTSRFLSGSVERTFSLPTNSTPPGSFLLPSYPLTALTGSLLTPTLPRRQHADPSLSMSNTWPNKRDASPHLRSDGSGEVSSRKRSPLPPRAVRTSSVRQSPDTRNLHLDLTVSSGAGEPEDEPLDREEMLNSLRSLRNSAAKKRAKVSASSSEPDPDSPDSAVKLELVPDSPEQTSPSVTSPLSESGLSSLYSPPSPGGTKSSPVSSAVNPRASSGRHVTADAGTQGVTQQEKSLSDGCVIGQRLVYSNRALDPDEEKTGDVTLSSSSSSSSPQIRAAGREPLRALRPAKRSQQSCARDMSEGVIGRGVFGSVVLPSRLGVASSPEQGDSAGRSGRDPPPAVYGHAFTGTLTESDASPEPDELPVTQMICVLQERVRLSRFTSDKMRQRRLEQQDTPPDDVKDASLNGCEPFSDDSPSSPNGPRNLVKSISPAHQPAPPTSPPNRNAAPRLRRVSSLNRTRPTVSHISDELITGSLKKEAQDQADLRPFSKPELALTQSFRLIASDDWEKKIEGMNFLRSLAQYHPDVLLSRIHDVCLAAVQEVRNLRSGVSRVAVVTLGEMFAALQKGMDQELDGTVRALLHKAGESNTFIRLDVERALDSMVQNCTVTRAMSALLAGGLGHLNSVVRKCAAHHLSSLVERAGAARLLSGAKDLTERILPAVCKLVQDSSQEARFYGRRMLLFLSSHRDFDKMLERFVPPKDLPSIRDTVFSLKTKGLGEMPQDAPSARGRRSLPGSGLVRTSSLTREPLAGSRDCGQAVSKASVHSLADRSEYVKQMKTLLNSKDFRERMKAIDQLVCDCEENPALVVSSLFPVFDALKARLQESNSKVNLRALEALQSIVALLRDALAPVLNLLIPAVVDNHLNSKNSSISGAALGAVQALMHNVDNSLLLQPFCSKAQYLSGRAKLELIERVAELVTELYPRKPQLVEQKVLPLFWTLLSSSGSGGIVRPAAAKLADALHAHMGRTLLENAAASQPANIQSDLNELLRAAPSSWTQSHSA from the exons ATGATTTATGGGCTGATTCCTCAGGAGTTACACGCACAGCTCCTGGACCACCAGAACTATCAGAACCGGACGAGCGGGGTGGAGGAGCTGAAGAACGTCCTCCTGGAGCTGGATCTCCAGCAGGTCTCCTCCGGCGGCATCACAGAGTTCATCCAGTTCTTACGCAAGCTCCTGGACGACAGCAACTTCAAGGTGCTGTACGGCGCGCTGCAGCTCATCAACCTGCTGGTGGAGAAGCTGGACCGCGATGTGGAGCGCTATTATAAGGAGATTGTGGGCGTGACGGTGCGGGCGCTGGGCGACTCGAGGAGCATCACGCGGCACGAGTACATGAACGTCTTCAGGCAGCTGATGAGGATGGTGGGGCCGCAGAAGGTTCTGGACCTGGTGGTGGCTCAGCTCAAGCACAGGAACTCCAGGGTTCGAGAGGACGCCGTTAACATCATCACGGCGGCCATGCTCACGCATCCGCGGAAGGACTTCGACATCCCCGGCCTGTGCTCAGAAGCAGCCCCCACGCTCGCCGACAGCAAGAAGAAGGTGCGTCACGCCGCTCTGGAGCTCTTCGCCGTCCTCGACTACTGTCTGGACACGG GTAAGAAGCAGCCGCTCACGAAGGCTGTGGATGGAGTGGAGCTGGCCGCACACGCCGAGGGTCTGATGGCTGCGGTGCAGGCTCGGAGAGCACGACACATTCTCCCCCGGCTCTCCACCGACGGCACCGTCGAGTACGCCCTCGTCCTCCCCAGACCGGGACAGAGACGGGCCCCTCAGCTGGGCTCCGGGGCCGATCTGGACTGGGTTCTGAACGGAGGCCGGGTTCACAGCTCGCGCTCGGACCTGGATCTGACCGATAGCACGCCTCAGCAGAGGAGGATGGTGAGCGCCGGGAAAGGAAAGAACAAACTGCCCTGGGAGAGATCGGCCCTCTCTGAGGAGCTCCAGACCAATGGAAAGTCACCTGATCGG CAGGTTAGCGCCGAAGATCCGTCCTCATCCACGAGACTCCGTCAGGACGCAGGAGTCAAATACA GTCCTTCAGAACCTCTGCTGTCTCCGGGCCGGACCCGCGGGGCTCTGGGTCGACTGCGACGCAGCGGGAGTTTAGACTCAGATCCAGACATTTTCAAAGCGGCCAATCCCTCCGAGTCTGACAAAG GTTTGCCCAAGACGAGTCGTTTTCTGTCGGGGAGCGTTGAGCGGACCTTCTCCCTCCCGACTAACTCCACACCTCCGGGCTCGTTCCTGCTGCCCTCGTACCCGCTGACCGCACTGACCGGGAGTCTGCTGACCCCGACCTTACCTCGCAGACAGCACGCTGACCCCTCGCTGTCCATGTCCAACACGTGGCCCAACAAGCGTGACGCCAGCCCTCATCTCAGGAGCGACGGCTCAG GTGAGGTGAGCTCCAGGAAACGCTCTCCACTTCCTCCTCGAGCTGTTAGGACCTCGTCCGTCCGTCAGAGTCCAGACACCAGAAACCTGCACCTGGATCTGACGGTCAGCAGCGGAGCAGGAGAACCAGAGGACGAGCCGCTGGACCgcgaggag ATGCTGAACTCCTTACGCTCGTTGAGGAACAGCGCGGCTAAGAAGCGTGCTAAAGTTAGCGCGAGCAGCTCCGAGCCGGATCCAGACAGTCCGGACTCTGCGGTGAAGCTGGAGCTGGTTCCTGACTCTCCGGAGCAGACGTCTCCGTCCGTCACCAGCCCTCTGAGCGAGAGCGGCCTGAGCAGCCTGTACTCGCCCCCGTCGCCCGGCGGAACCAAGAGCAG CCCCGTGAGCTCTGCTGTGAATCCTCGAGCGTCCTCAGGAAGACACGTCACGGCAGACGCCGGCACTCAAG GTGTGACGCAGCAGGAGAAGAGTCTGTCTGATGGGTGTGTGATCGGTCAGAGACTCGTTTACTCGAACAGAGCGCTAGATCCAGACGAAGAGAAGACCGGCGACGTGACCttatcatcttcatcatcatcctcatcaccACAGATCCGAGCCGCTGGACGTGAGCCGCTCCGGGCTCTCAGACCCGCTAAAC GTTCTCAGCAGTCGTGTGCTCGGGACATGTCGGAGGGCGTGATCGGACGAG GAGTGTTCGGGTCGGTGGTTCTGCCCAGTCGTCTCGGTGTGGCGTCTTCTCCGGAGCAGGGCGACTCTGCCGGTAGAAGCGGGCGCGATCCTCCTCCGGCCGTGTACGGTCACGCCTTCACCGGCACGCTTACAGAGTCTGACGCCAGTCCAGAACCGGACGAGCTGCCGGTCACTCAG ATGATCTGTGTCTTACAGGAGAGAGTCAGACTCTCCAGGTTTACAAGCGACAAGATGCGTCAGCGGCGTCTCGAGCAGCAGGACACGCCCCCGGATGATGTGAAAG ATGCGAGTCTGAACGGATGCGAGCCGTTCTCCGACGATTCTCCCTCCAGTCCGAATGGACCACGGAATCTAGTGAAAAGTATAAGCCCCGCCCATCAGCCCGCCCCTCCGACCAGCCCACCCAATAGGAATGCAGCGCCACGACTGAGACGAGTGTCTAGTCTGAACCGGACCAGACCGACTGTGTCTCACATCTCCG ATGAGTTGATTACCGGCAGTCTGAAGAAAGAGGCTCAGGATCAGGCAGACCTGCGTCCGTTCTCTAAACCGGAGCTGGCGCTGACGCAGAGCTTCAGACTGATCGCCTCAGACGACTG GGAGAAGAAGATCGAGGGGATGAACTTCCTGCGCAGCTTGGCTCAGTATCACCCGGATGTCCTCCTGAGCAGGATTCATGACGTGTGTCTCGCTGCGGTTCAGGAG GTTCGTAACCTGCGCTCCGGCGTGTCTCGGGTGGCTGTGGTGACGCTGGGGGAGATGTTCGCCGCGCTGCAGAAGGGAATGGATCAGGAGCTGGACGGGACGGTCCGAGCTCTGCTGCATAAAGCTGGAGAATCCAACACCTTCATCAGACTGGATGTGGAGCGAGCGCTGGACAGCATGGTGCAGAACTGTACTGTTACACGAGCCATGAGCGCTCTGCTGGCCGGGGGACTCgg TCATCTGAACTCAGTAGTGCGTAAGTGTGCAGCTCATCACCTGAGCTCTCTGGTGGAGCGGGCCGGAGCCGCCCGTCTGCTGTCCGGAGCCAAAGACCTGACCGAGCGCATCCTGCCGGCCGTCTGTAAGCTGGTGCAGGACTCGTCTCAGGAGGCCAG gttCTACGGCCGACGGATGCTGCTCTTTCTGTCCTCTCACCGTGACTTTGATAAGATGTTGGAGAGGTTCGTCCCGCCCAAAGACCTGCCGAGCATCAGAGACACCGTCTTCAGTCTCAAAACCAAG ggtcTGGGTGAGATGCCCCAGGACGCTCCCTCTGCTCGGGGCCGCCGCTCTCTCCCGGGCAGTGGTCTGGTCCGGACCTCGTCCCTCACTCGTGAGCCTCTGGCCGGCAGCAGGGACTGTGGGCAGGCGGTCAGTAAAGCGTCCGTTCACAGCCTGGCTGACCGCAGCGAGTACGTCAAACAGATGAAGACGCTGCTCAACTCCAAAGACTTCAGGGAGAGGATGAAGGCCATCGATCAGCTGGTGTGTGACTGTGAGGAGAACCCTGCTCTGGTCGTCAGCAGCCTGTTCCCG gtGTTTGACGCTCTCAAGGCTCGTCTGCAGGAGTCTAACAGTAAGGTGAACCTGCGGGCCCTGGAGGCCCTTCAGAGCATCGTGGCTCTGCTCAGAGACGCTCTGGCCCCGGTGCTGAATCTCCTGATCCCCGCCGTCGTGGATAATCACCTGAACTCTAAGAACAGCAGCATCTCGGGCGCAGCGCTGGGGGCCGTTCAGGCTCTGATGCACAACGTCG ACAACAGTCTCCTGCTGCAGCCCTTCTGCTCTAAAGCCCAGTATCTGAGCGGGAGAGCCAAGCTGGAGCTCATCGAGAGAGTCGCAG AGCTGGTGACGGAGCTGTATCCTCGCAAGCCTCAGCTGGTGGAGCAGAAGGTCCTCCCGCTCTTCTGGACCCTGCTCAGCTCGTCCGGGAGCGGAGGAATCGTCCGGCCGGCCGCAGCCAAGCTGGCCGACGCTCTGCACGCTCACATGGGCCGGACGCTGCTGGAGAACGCCGCCGCATCGCAGCCCGCAAACATACAGAGTGACCTGAACGAGCTCCTGAGAGCCGCCCCATCCTCCTGGACACAGAGCCACAGTGCCTGa
- the LOC122334469 gene encoding TOG array regulator of axonemal microtubules protein 1 isoform X4 has protein sequence MIYGLIPQELHAQLLDHQNYQNRTSGVEELKNVLLELDLQQVSSGGITEFIQFLRKLLDDSNFKVLYGALQLINLLVEKLDRDVERYYKEIVGVTVRALGDSRSITRHEYMNVFRQLMRMVGPQKVLDLVVAQLKHRNSRVREDAVNIITAAMLTHPRKDFDIPGLCSEAAPTLADSKKKVRHAALELFAVLDYCLDTGKKQPLTKAVDGVELAAHAEGLMAAVQARRARHILPRLSTDGTVEYALVLPRPGQRRAPQLGSGADLDWVLNGGRVHSSRSDLDLTDSTPQQRRMVSAGKGKNKLPWERSALSEELQTNGKSPDRQVSAEDPSSSTRLRQDAGVKYSPSEPLLSPGRTRGALGRLRRSGSLDSDPDIFKAANPSESDKGLPKTSRFLSGSVERTFSLPTNSTPPGSFLLPSYPLTALTGSLLTPTLPRRQHADPSLSMSNTWPNKRDASPHLRSDGSGEVSSRKRSPLPPRAVRTSSVRQSPDTRNLHLDLTVSSGAGEPEDEPLDREEMLNSLRSLRNSAAKKRAKVSASSSEPDPDSPDSAVKLELVPDSPEQTSPSVTSPLSESGLSSLYSPPSPGGTKSSPVSSAVNPRASSGRHVTADAGTQGVTQQEKSLSDGCVIGQRLVYSNRALDPDEEKTGDVTLSSSSSSSSPQIRAAGREPLRALRPAKRVFGSVVLPSRLGVASSPEQGDSAGRSGRDPPPAVYGHAFTGTLTESDASPEPDELPVTQMICVLQERVRLSRFTSDKMRQRRLEQQDTPPDDVKDASLNGCEPFSDDSPSSPNGPRNLVKSISPAHQPAPPTSPPNRNAAPRLRRVSSLNRTRPTVSHISDELITGSLKKEAQDQADLRPFSKPELALTQSFRLIASDDWEKKIEGMNFLRSLAQYHPDVLLSRIHDVCLAAVQEVRNLRSGVSRVAVVTLGEMFAALQKGMDQELDGTVRALLHKAGESNTFIRLDVERALDSMVQNCTVTRAMSALLAGGLGHLNSVVRKCAAHHLSSLVERAGAARLLSGAKDLTERILPAVCKLVQDSSQEARFYGRRMLLFLSSHRDFDKMLERFVPPKDLPSIRDTVFSLKTKGLGEMPQDAPSARGRRSLPGSGLVRTSSLTREPLAGSRDCGQAVSKASVHSLADRSEYVKQMKTLLNSKDFRERMKAIDQLVCDCEENPALVVSSLFPVFDALKARLQESNSKVNLRALEALQSIVALLRDALAPVLNLLIPAVVDNHLNSKNSSISGAALGAVQALMHNVDNSLLLQPFCSKAQYLSGRAKLELIERVAELVTELYPRKPQLVEQKVLPLFWTLLSSSGSGGIVRPAAAKLADALHAHMGRTLLENAAASQPANIQSDLNELLRAAPSSWTQSHSA, from the exons ATGATTTATGGGCTGATTCCTCAGGAGTTACACGCACAGCTCCTGGACCACCAGAACTATCAGAACCGGACGAGCGGGGTGGAGGAGCTGAAGAACGTCCTCCTGGAGCTGGATCTCCAGCAGGTCTCCTCCGGCGGCATCACAGAGTTCATCCAGTTCTTACGCAAGCTCCTGGACGACAGCAACTTCAAGGTGCTGTACGGCGCGCTGCAGCTCATCAACCTGCTGGTGGAGAAGCTGGACCGCGATGTGGAGCGCTATTATAAGGAGATTGTGGGCGTGACGGTGCGGGCGCTGGGCGACTCGAGGAGCATCACGCGGCACGAGTACATGAACGTCTTCAGGCAGCTGATGAGGATGGTGGGGCCGCAGAAGGTTCTGGACCTGGTGGTGGCTCAGCTCAAGCACAGGAACTCCAGGGTTCGAGAGGACGCCGTTAACATCATCACGGCGGCCATGCTCACGCATCCGCGGAAGGACTTCGACATCCCCGGCCTGTGCTCAGAAGCAGCCCCCACGCTCGCCGACAGCAAGAAGAAGGTGCGTCACGCCGCTCTGGAGCTCTTCGCCGTCCTCGACTACTGTCTGGACACGG GTAAGAAGCAGCCGCTCACGAAGGCTGTGGATGGAGTGGAGCTGGCCGCACACGCCGAGGGTCTGATGGCTGCGGTGCAGGCTCGGAGAGCACGACACATTCTCCCCCGGCTCTCCACCGACGGCACCGTCGAGTACGCCCTCGTCCTCCCCAGACCGGGACAGAGACGGGCCCCTCAGCTGGGCTCCGGGGCCGATCTGGACTGGGTTCTGAACGGAGGCCGGGTTCACAGCTCGCGCTCGGACCTGGATCTGACCGATAGCACGCCTCAGCAGAGGAGGATGGTGAGCGCCGGGAAAGGAAAGAACAAACTGCCCTGGGAGAGATCGGCCCTCTCTGAGGAGCTCCAGACCAATGGAAAGTCACCTGATCGG CAGGTTAGCGCCGAAGATCCGTCCTCATCCACGAGACTCCGTCAGGACGCAGGAGTCAAATACA GTCCTTCAGAACCTCTGCTGTCTCCGGGCCGGACCCGCGGGGCTCTGGGTCGACTGCGACGCAGCGGGAGTTTAGACTCAGATCCAGACATTTTCAAAGCGGCCAATCCCTCCGAGTCTGACAAAG GTTTGCCCAAGACGAGTCGTTTTCTGTCGGGGAGCGTTGAGCGGACCTTCTCCCTCCCGACTAACTCCACACCTCCGGGCTCGTTCCTGCTGCCCTCGTACCCGCTGACCGCACTGACCGGGAGTCTGCTGACCCCGACCTTACCTCGCAGACAGCACGCTGACCCCTCGCTGTCCATGTCCAACACGTGGCCCAACAAGCGTGACGCCAGCCCTCATCTCAGGAGCGACGGCTCAG GTGAGGTGAGCTCCAGGAAACGCTCTCCACTTCCTCCTCGAGCTGTTAGGACCTCGTCCGTCCGTCAGAGTCCAGACACCAGAAACCTGCACCTGGATCTGACGGTCAGCAGCGGAGCAGGAGAACCAGAGGACGAGCCGCTGGACCgcgaggag ATGCTGAACTCCTTACGCTCGTTGAGGAACAGCGCGGCTAAGAAGCGTGCTAAAGTTAGCGCGAGCAGCTCCGAGCCGGATCCAGACAGTCCGGACTCTGCGGTGAAGCTGGAGCTGGTTCCTGACTCTCCGGAGCAGACGTCTCCGTCCGTCACCAGCCCTCTGAGCGAGAGCGGCCTGAGCAGCCTGTACTCGCCCCCGTCGCCCGGCGGAACCAAGAGCAG CCCCGTGAGCTCTGCTGTGAATCCTCGAGCGTCCTCAGGAAGACACGTCACGGCAGACGCCGGCACTCAAG GTGTGACGCAGCAGGAGAAGAGTCTGTCTGATGGGTGTGTGATCGGTCAGAGACTCGTTTACTCGAACAGAGCGCTAGATCCAGACGAAGAGAAGACCGGCGACGTGACCttatcatcttcatcatcatcctcatcaccACAGATCCGAGCCGCTGGACGTGAGCCGCTCCGGGCTCTCAGACCCGCTAAAC GAGTGTTCGGGTCGGTGGTTCTGCCCAGTCGTCTCGGTGTGGCGTCTTCTCCGGAGCAGGGCGACTCTGCCGGTAGAAGCGGGCGCGATCCTCCTCCGGCCGTGTACGGTCACGCCTTCACCGGCACGCTTACAGAGTCTGACGCCAGTCCAGAACCGGACGAGCTGCCGGTCACTCAG ATGATCTGTGTCTTACAGGAGAGAGTCAGACTCTCCAGGTTTACAAGCGACAAGATGCGTCAGCGGCGTCTCGAGCAGCAGGACACGCCCCCGGATGATGTGAAAG ATGCGAGTCTGAACGGATGCGAGCCGTTCTCCGACGATTCTCCCTCCAGTCCGAATGGACCACGGAATCTAGTGAAAAGTATAAGCCCCGCCCATCAGCCCGCCCCTCCGACCAGCCCACCCAATAGGAATGCAGCGCCACGACTGAGACGAGTGTCTAGTCTGAACCGGACCAGACCGACTGTGTCTCACATCTCCG ATGAGTTGATTACCGGCAGTCTGAAGAAAGAGGCTCAGGATCAGGCAGACCTGCGTCCGTTCTCTAAACCGGAGCTGGCGCTGACGCAGAGCTTCAGACTGATCGCCTCAGACGACTG GGAGAAGAAGATCGAGGGGATGAACTTCCTGCGCAGCTTGGCTCAGTATCACCCGGATGTCCTCCTGAGCAGGATTCATGACGTGTGTCTCGCTGCGGTTCAGGAG GTTCGTAACCTGCGCTCCGGCGTGTCTCGGGTGGCTGTGGTGACGCTGGGGGAGATGTTCGCCGCGCTGCAGAAGGGAATGGATCAGGAGCTGGACGGGACGGTCCGAGCTCTGCTGCATAAAGCTGGAGAATCCAACACCTTCATCAGACTGGATGTGGAGCGAGCGCTGGACAGCATGGTGCAGAACTGTACTGTTACACGAGCCATGAGCGCTCTGCTGGCCGGGGGACTCgg TCATCTGAACTCAGTAGTGCGTAAGTGTGCAGCTCATCACCTGAGCTCTCTGGTGGAGCGGGCCGGAGCCGCCCGTCTGCTGTCCGGAGCCAAAGACCTGACCGAGCGCATCCTGCCGGCCGTCTGTAAGCTGGTGCAGGACTCGTCTCAGGAGGCCAG gttCTACGGCCGACGGATGCTGCTCTTTCTGTCCTCTCACCGTGACTTTGATAAGATGTTGGAGAGGTTCGTCCCGCCCAAAGACCTGCCGAGCATCAGAGACACCGTCTTCAGTCTCAAAACCAAG ggtcTGGGTGAGATGCCCCAGGACGCTCCCTCTGCTCGGGGCCGCCGCTCTCTCCCGGGCAGTGGTCTGGTCCGGACCTCGTCCCTCACTCGTGAGCCTCTGGCCGGCAGCAGGGACTGTGGGCAGGCGGTCAGTAAAGCGTCCGTTCACAGCCTGGCTGACCGCAGCGAGTACGTCAAACAGATGAAGACGCTGCTCAACTCCAAAGACTTCAGGGAGAGGATGAAGGCCATCGATCAGCTGGTGTGTGACTGTGAGGAGAACCCTGCTCTGGTCGTCAGCAGCCTGTTCCCG gtGTTTGACGCTCTCAAGGCTCGTCTGCAGGAGTCTAACAGTAAGGTGAACCTGCGGGCCCTGGAGGCCCTTCAGAGCATCGTGGCTCTGCTCAGAGACGCTCTGGCCCCGGTGCTGAATCTCCTGATCCCCGCCGTCGTGGATAATCACCTGAACTCTAAGAACAGCAGCATCTCGGGCGCAGCGCTGGGGGCCGTTCAGGCTCTGATGCACAACGTCG ACAACAGTCTCCTGCTGCAGCCCTTCTGCTCTAAAGCCCAGTATCTGAGCGGGAGAGCCAAGCTGGAGCTCATCGAGAGAGTCGCAG AGCTGGTGACGGAGCTGTATCCTCGCAAGCCTCAGCTGGTGGAGCAGAAGGTCCTCCCGCTCTTCTGGACCCTGCTCAGCTCGTCCGGGAGCGGAGGAATCGTCCGGCCGGCCGCAGCCAAGCTGGCCGACGCTCTGCACGCTCACATGGGCCGGACGCTGCTGGAGAACGCCGCCGCATCGCAGCCCGCAAACATACAGAGTGACCTGAACGAGCTCCTGAGAGCCGCCCCATCCTCCTGGACACAGAGCCACAGTGCCTGa